From Neosynechococcus sphagnicola sy1, one genomic window encodes:
- a CDS encoding Asr1405/Asl0597 family protein, which translates to MNSSSLNSQIGQVVSIPRCDRWQAYQRLQELSIPCCCTEDGSLRVSIESPGGALQLWSVVQQLTASRPKLVYYLEQCWQLAA; encoded by the coding sequence ATGAATTCATCGAGTCTCAATTCCCAGATAGGACAGGTTGTTTCGATCCCGCGTTGCGATCGCTGGCAGGCTTACCAAAGGCTTCAGGAATTATCCATTCCCTGCTGCTGTACCGAAGATGGCAGCTTGCGAGTTTCGATTGAGAGTCCTGGAGGGGCGCTGCAACTGTGGAGCGTCGTCCAGCAGTTAACGGCTTCCCGCCCCAAACTGGTTTACTACTTAGAGCAATGTTGGCAACTCGCTGCTTAA
- the cofG gene encoding 7,8-didemethyl-8-hydroxy-5-deazariboflavin synthase subunit CofG — MVEKMVTYSPAYTLVPTYECFNRCTYCNFRTDPGQSPWVTRAQAQQTLESLHHQGVIEILILSGEVHPQSPRRPAWFQHLYQLCELALSLGFLPHTNAGPLRYDEMARMRTVNVSMGLMLEQLTPHLLATVHRHAPSKQPERRLQQLHWAGELKIPFTTGLLLGIGETDDDRLETLTAIADIHQRWGHIQEVILQPHSPGQQQSWPGEAFGAENLLDLIAIAREILPADITIQVPPNLVEEPTQLLACLAAGARDLGGISPHDEVNPDYPHPQPKLLGDRLGQQGWHLTPRLPIYPQYDAWLPLPLQKRVNDQRQALISSHILALHPAASGQQPPLGEKFPPPIAAPPDKKLAQ; from the coding sequence TTGGTTGAGAAGATGGTTACCTACAGCCCTGCCTACACCCTCGTCCCCACCTACGAATGCTTCAATCGGTGTACCTACTGTAACTTTCGCACCGATCCGGGGCAGAGTCCCTGGGTAACCCGAGCGCAGGCACAGCAAACCCTGGAAAGCTTACACCATCAAGGTGTGATTGAAATTCTGATCCTGAGTGGGGAAGTTCATCCCCAAAGTCCCCGCCGCCCTGCTTGGTTCCAGCATCTATATCAGCTCTGTGAACTCGCACTCTCCCTGGGGTTTCTCCCCCATACCAACGCTGGCCCCCTGCGTTACGACGAAATGGCTCGGATGCGAACGGTGAATGTCTCCATGGGGTTGATGCTGGAACAACTTACCCCCCACCTCCTGGCAACCGTGCATCGCCATGCCCCGAGTAAGCAACCAGAGCGACGGCTGCAACAACTCCACTGGGCAGGAGAACTCAAAATTCCCTTTACCACCGGGCTTCTTTTGGGGATTGGGGAAACTGACGATGATCGCCTAGAAACACTGACGGCGATCGCAGACATCCATCAACGCTGGGGGCATATCCAGGAAGTGATTCTGCAACCCCACAGTCCCGGACAACAACAATCCTGGCCGGGAGAGGCTTTTGGGGCAGAAAACCTCTTGGATCTGATTGCCATCGCCCGCGAGATCTTACCCGCAGACATTACCATCCAAGTCCCCCCCAATCTTGTAGAAGAGCCTACTCAGCTCCTAGCCTGTCTGGCCGCAGGTGCCAGAGATTTAGGCGGCATCAGCCCCCACGATGAAGTTAATCCCGACTATCCCCACCCACAACCAAAGTTACTCGGCGATCGTCTGGGGCAACAGGGATGGCACCTCACCCCCCGCTTACCAATTTACCCACAGTATGATGCTTGGCTGCCGCTGCCCTTGCAGAAACGGGTCAATGACCAGCGCCAAGCCCTGATCAGCTCCCATATTCTGGCTTTACATCCCGCAGCATCAGGGCAGCAACCGCCGCTTGGGGAGAAATTTCCCCCGCCAATAGCCGCACCACCTGATAAGAAATTGGCACAGTAA
- the lipA gene encoding lipoyl synthase, whose amino-acid sequence MTVKPAWLRVKAPQWERVGSVKEILRDLALNTVCEEASCPNIGECFNLGTATFLIMGPACTRACPYCDIDFEKKPQPPDATEPQRLAAAVQRLKLNHVVITAVNRDDLPDGGASQFVRCIESVRATSPQTTIEVLIPDLCGNWQSLATILQARPDVLNHNTETVPRLYRRVRPQGDYGRSLELLRQTRQLAPAVYAKSGIMVGLGETNAEVRAVMQDLRGVNCDVLTIGQYLQPSAKHLPVTDFIPPEQFATWQQWGESLGFLQVVASPLTRSSYHAEQVRELMVNYPR is encoded by the coding sequence GTGACGGTTAAGCCAGCATGGTTACGGGTGAAAGCCCCTCAGTGGGAGCGGGTGGGGAGCGTCAAAGAGATTCTCCGAGATTTGGCTCTAAACACTGTTTGTGAAGAGGCTTCTTGCCCCAATATTGGAGAATGCTTCAACCTGGGAACTGCAACCTTTTTGATTATGGGACCTGCTTGTACCCGTGCCTGTCCTTACTGTGATATTGACTTTGAGAAAAAGCCTCAACCGCCAGATGCCACTGAACCCCAGCGTTTGGCAGCAGCGGTGCAGCGGCTGAAGTTGAATCATGTGGTCATCACGGCTGTGAATCGGGATGATCTGCCGGACGGAGGTGCTTCCCAGTTTGTCCGTTGTATTGAATCTGTGCGGGCGACCTCACCCCAAACCACCATTGAGGTCTTGATTCCAGATTTATGTGGGAATTGGCAATCCCTAGCAACCATTCTTCAGGCGCGACCCGATGTCTTAAACCACAATACCGAAACGGTTCCCCGGCTCTATCGGCGGGTACGACCCCAGGGAGACTATGGGCGATCGCTGGAACTACTGCGTCAGACACGGCAATTGGCTCCCGCTGTTTACGCTAAGTCTGGGATTATGGTCGGTCTGGGGGAAACCAACGCTGAAGTCCGAGCGGTGATGCAGGATTTACGCGGGGTCAACTGTGATGTTCTCACCATTGGGCAGTACCTGCAACCCAGTGCTAAGCATCTCCCGGTGACGGATTTTATTCCCCCAGAACAGTTTGCAACTTGGCAACAATGGGGCGAGTCCCTGGGTTTTTTGCAGGTAGTGGCCTCCCCCCTGACCCGGAGTTCTTACCATGCAGAGCAGGTGCGGGAGTTGATGGTCAACTATCCTCGCTAA
- a CDS encoding NAD(P)H-dependent glycerol-3-phosphate dehydrogenase yields the protein MVTATKGLDIADLPTPAFNAHALVTPSQLWQAAFPHQGVVVLSGPNLAKEIQQGLPAATVVASTNMAAATTVQSAFTSTSFRVYTNPDPLGVELGGTLKNVIAIAAGTCDGLQLGTNAKAALVTRGLAEMIRVGTYWGAQAATFQGLSGLGDLLATCNSPLSRNYQIGYQLAQGQDLAQILSHLQGTAEGINTSRVLMQLTSEPNITVPISYQVVRLLAGEISPQAAVAALMLRDVKPEYGS from the coding sequence CTGGTAACGGCGACCAAGGGCTTAGATATTGCGGATCTCCCGACACCTGCTTTCAATGCCCATGCCCTCGTTACCCCATCCCAACTCTGGCAGGCAGCATTCCCCCACCAGGGCGTTGTTGTTCTCTCTGGCCCAAATTTAGCCAAGGAAATTCAGCAGGGTCTCCCCGCTGCCACCGTGGTCGCCAGTACCAACATGGCAGCGGCAACCACGGTGCAGAGCGCGTTTACTTCCACCAGTTTTCGGGTTTACACCAACCCAGATCCCTTGGGAGTAGAACTGGGTGGCACCCTGAAAAATGTGATTGCGATCGCGGCGGGCACTTGTGATGGGCTGCAATTGGGAACCAATGCCAAGGCCGCCTTGGTGACACGGGGGTTGGCGGAAATGATTCGAGTTGGCACCTATTGGGGAGCACAGGCCGCTACCTTCCAGGGCTTATCCGGTTTAGGAGATTTGCTAGCAACTTGTAATAGCCCCTTGAGTCGTAATTATCAAATTGGGTACCAGCTCGCCCAGGGTCAGGATCTGGCCCAAATTTTAAGCCATCTTCAAGGAACCGCAGAGGGCATTAATACCAGTCGGGTGTTGATGCAGTTGACCTCTGAGCCCAACATTACTGTGCCAATTTCTTATCAGGTGGTGCGGCTATTGGCGGGGGAAATTTCTCCCCAAGCGGCGGTTGCTGCCCTGATGCTGCGGGATGTAAAGCCAGAATATGGGAGCTGA
- a CDS encoding NAD(P)-binding domain-containing protein, whose translation MGRNFAMSDELTPVKPQAQSSTGGSLTITVLGGGAWGSTLAGLATQNGHCVRVWSRRSPESLDSVLDSADLVVSAVAMGGGADR comes from the coding sequence ATGGGACGAAACTTTGCCATGTCCGATGAGTTGACTCCGGTGAAACCACAGGCCCAATCTTCGACGGGCGGATCTTTGACGATTACAGTGCTGGGTGGCGGTGCCTGGGGTTCAACCCTCGCGGGGTTGGCAACTCAAAATGGTCACTGTGTCAGGGTATGGTCGCGTCGGAGTCCTGAAAGCTTAGACAGTGTCCTCGACAGCGCCGATCTGGTGGTTTCAGCCGTGGCCATGGGGGGGGGTGCGGATCGCTGA
- a CDS encoding iron uptake porin has product MSLFLRCCFLVSPLMLGVSTLLLSATDSGAATPERDAVAPAAMEAPVASVATSVPSQPLQVAPVPPIPSATAAPIGSLWADTQPMAQVTSVSQLSDIQPTDWAFQALQSLVERYGCIAGYPDGTYRGQRAMTRFEFAAGLNACMDRVNELIASATADLVRKEDLLAIQKLQEEFSAELATLRGRVDALEARTAQLEAQGFSTTTKLSGEAVFAIAAASNWGGTDNQPVFQNRVRLELQTSFTGKDSLVTRLGAGNSPTFALPANPANPGVGSAESFLTFEGYGANDVIIDWLAYTFPVGEKATFYVAAVGGANTDYLPSAGNPVLDQGDGGLSTLSFFGTHNAIYNIGGGAGAGFNYQFNDTFQFSLGYLAGPSDAASPVKGAGLFNGDYAALAQLTINPIQDFTLLFTYLNSYHSPGTGIFNYGGYPSGVEGSSLANFPGGTGAAVTANSYGIEASYQFSPRFVLSAWGGFTEADIQGSGTKNGEIWNYALTFAFPDLLRKGNLGALIVGAQPYLGNPQQVGYAGASRQVPIHVEAYYQHRLNDYMTITPGLIYLSAPDQQSNGEALIGVIRTTFEF; this is encoded by the coding sequence ATGAGTCTTTTCCTTCGGTGTTGTTTTCTGGTATCGCCATTAATGCTTGGGGTCAGCACCCTGCTCCTGTCCGCAACTGACAGTGGGGCGGCGACCCCGGAACGTGATGCAGTGGCTCCTGCTGCAATGGAAGCTCCAGTCGCATCGGTAGCTACTTCAGTGCCAAGCCAGCCCTTGCAGGTGGCACCCGTTCCACCCATCCCCTCTGCTACGGCAGCACCGATTGGGTCGTTGTGGGCAGATACCCAGCCCATGGCGCAGGTAACCTCTGTTTCCCAACTCTCAGATATCCAACCCACCGATTGGGCGTTTCAGGCCTTACAATCTCTGGTGGAACGCTACGGCTGCATTGCAGGCTACCCAGATGGCACCTATCGCGGTCAGCGGGCAATGACTCGTTTTGAGTTTGCGGCAGGTCTGAATGCTTGTATGGATCGGGTGAATGAACTGATTGCATCTGCAACCGCCGACCTGGTTCGTAAAGAAGACTTACTGGCGATCCAGAAATTGCAGGAAGAATTTTCAGCTGAATTAGCAACACTCCGGGGTCGGGTTGATGCCTTAGAAGCTCGTACCGCCCAACTGGAAGCCCAAGGGTTTTCCACCACCACCAAACTGTCAGGAGAAGCAGTCTTCGCCATTGCCGCTGCCTCTAACTGGGGTGGCACGGATAACCAGCCAGTGTTCCAAAATCGAGTGCGCCTGGAACTGCAAACCAGTTTCACAGGCAAGGACAGCTTAGTCACTCGACTGGGGGCGGGCAACTCCCCTACCTTTGCACTTCCTGCCAATCCAGCTAACCCTGGGGTCGGTTCCGCAGAAAGCTTCCTCACCTTTGAAGGGTATGGGGCAAATGATGTCATTATTGACTGGCTGGCCTACACCTTCCCAGTGGGGGAAAAAGCAACTTTCTATGTGGCAGCTGTGGGGGGTGCCAATACCGACTATTTACCGTCTGCTGGTAACCCGGTGCTCGATCAAGGGGATGGCGGTTTGAGCACCCTCTCCTTTTTTGGGACGCACAACGCTATCTATAACATTGGCGGGGGGGCTGGAGCTGGCTTCAACTATCAGTTTAATGACACTTTCCAATTCAGCTTGGGTTACTTAGCGGGGCCAAGTGATGCAGCAAGTCCGGTGAAGGGTGCGGGATTATTCAATGGGGACTACGCAGCCCTAGCTCAGTTGACCATCAACCCAATTCAAGATTTTACCCTGCTCTTTACCTACCTCAACAGTTACCACAGCCCCGGTACCGGCATCTTTAACTACGGTGGATATCCCTCGGGTGTGGAAGGGAGCAGCTTGGCCAACTTTCCTGGGGGAACGGGGGCAGCGGTCACCGCTAATTCCTACGGAATTGAAGCATCCTATCAGTTCAGCCCCCGGTTTGTATTGAGTGCGTGGGGAGGCTTCACCGAAGCAGATATCCAAGGCTCTGGAACCAAGAATGGTGAGATTTGGAACTATGCGCTCACCTTTGCCTTTCCTGATTTGCTGCGCAAGGGCAACTTGGGAGCGCTGATTGTGGGTGCCCAGCCCTACCTGGGTAATCCCCAGCAAGTGGGATATGCGGGAGCTTCGAGACAGGTACCTATCCATGTGGAAGCTTACTATCAGCACCGCCTTAACGACTACATGACCATTACCCCTGGCCTAATCTACCTCAGTGCCCCGGATCAACAAAGTAACGGAGAGGCATTGATTGGGGTGATCCGCACCACCTTTGAGTTTTAG
- a CDS encoding multicopper oxidase domain-containing protein, which produces MMLGRPSPEIGNHWNRRQLLRTGLAGVAIAGGMAACQRLQTNSTVKIPALPTEAPPTTGMISPLQMLREFDYGTVKQEQGRRIREFRITAGTGVLQLNSVVSFNTWNFNGRVPGPALRARSGDRVRVIFLNHGGHSHSLHFHGVHRAEMDGVRPVRNGNATIYEFDAEPFGVHLYHCHVAPVSRHISKGLYGLFIIDPLQDRPPADELVLIMAGYDLNNDQHNELYAFNGVPNYYMRYPIPIQQDQLVRLYLLNMIEFDVAATFHLHANLFQVYPTGRTLIPREETDVITMGTAERHILEFQYRFPGRYMFHPHQDAIAEAGCMGAFQVVS; this is translated from the coding sequence ATGATGTTGGGTCGTCCTTCCCCGGAAATAGGCAACCATTGGAATCGCAGACAACTGCTGAGAACGGGTCTTGCTGGGGTCGCGATCGCGGGAGGCATGGCAGCTTGTCAACGGCTGCAAACTAACTCCACGGTCAAGATTCCGGCACTTCCAACGGAGGCACCCCCGACTACTGGGATGATCAGTCCGCTGCAAATGCTGCGGGAGTTTGACTATGGCACTGTCAAGCAGGAACAGGGGCGGAGGATTCGAGAGTTTCGGATCACTGCTGGTACGGGAGTCCTGCAACTCAATAGTGTTGTGAGCTTTAATACCTGGAATTTTAACGGTCGGGTGCCGGGGCCAGCCCTGCGGGCGCGGTCAGGCGATCGCGTGCGGGTGATCTTTCTGAACCACGGGGGGCACTCTCACTCCCTCCATTTCCATGGTGTTCACCGAGCTGAGATGGATGGGGTGCGCCCGGTTCGCAATGGTAACGCCACCATTTATGAGTTTGATGCCGAGCCCTTTGGGGTACATCTCTACCACTGCCATGTTGCCCCCGTCAGTCGCCATATCAGTAAGGGATTGTATGGGCTATTTATTATTGACCCTCTCCAGGATCGTCCACCCGCCGATGAGTTAGTCCTGATTATGGCGGGATATGACCTCAACAACGATCAGCACAACGAGCTCTACGCCTTTAATGGGGTACCCAATTACTATATGCGCTACCCAATTCCCATCCAGCAGGATCAATTGGTGCGTCTCTATCTCCTGAATATGATTGAGTTCGATGTTGCAGCAACCTTCCACCTTCACGCCAACCTATTTCAGGTTTATCCCACGGGCAGAACCCTGATTCCTAGAGAGGAAACCGATGTGATTACCATGGGCACTGCCGAGCGACATATTCTGGAGTTTCAGTATCGATTTCCCGGTCGGTATATGTTTCATCCCCACCAAGACGCGATCGCTGAAGCAGGTTGTATGGGGGCTTTTCAGGTTGTGTCCTGA
- a CDS encoding ComEA family DNA-binding protein, with amino-acid sequence MIATTSLVALASCSSAPPTAERPSTPVASSTTMPMAGHSSHGQLINLNTAILSALDKLEAKLGIPALSNRIQASRPYASIDELVSKHVLTQAQFDQIKDMVTVEDIELTGEAKDIDYFVKLGLMKGHLLVAKELLDLGKPQQAEPHIGHPVEEIYVDVEEQLQERGVPEFKTTLVHLQDLVKSKPNDPQVAVQYQAAMKAVDQAIAALPIAQRQSPVLVLQVINGLLDTASSEYTAAISNHKITEAIEYQDSRGFVTYAQMLLTEIAAPLQKASPQTQAKLQAQLTALAKTWPAPLPPATPVQTPEAVTSQIKALEQVSQTVTAAKPAS; translated from the coding sequence ATGATTGCAACCACCAGCTTGGTTGCCCTGGCTTCCTGCAGTTCGGCACCCCCCACTGCCGAGCGTCCATCTACTCCCGTTGCTAGCTCCACAACAATGCCGATGGCAGGCCATTCGAGTCACGGCCAACTGATTAATCTCAACACGGCAATTCTTTCAGCCTTGGACAAGCTAGAGGCAAAGCTTGGCATTCCCGCCCTCTCTAACCGCATTCAGGCGAGCCGTCCCTATGCCAGTATCGATGAACTGGTTTCCAAGCACGTCTTGACTCAAGCCCAATTTGACCAGATCAAAGATATGGTGACGGTCGAAGATATTGAACTCACGGGGGAAGCCAAAGATATTGACTATTTTGTCAAGCTGGGACTGATGAAGGGGCACCTGTTGGTGGCCAAAGAATTGTTGGATCTGGGCAAACCTCAGCAAGCTGAACCCCATATTGGCCACCCGGTGGAAGAAATCTATGTCGATGTGGAAGAACAACTCCAGGAGCGGGGGGTACCTGAGTTCAAAACTACATTGGTGCATTTACAGGACTTGGTGAAGTCTAAGCCCAATGATCCCCAGGTTGCGGTTCAGTATCAGGCTGCGATGAAGGCCGTTGACCAGGCGATCGCAGCCCTACCGATAGCACAACGCCAATCCCCAGTCTTGGTGCTGCAAGTGATCAATGGCTTATTAGATACCGCCAGTTCTGAATATACAGCTGCCATCTCTAACCATAAAATTACTGAGGCGATTGAATACCAAGATTCCCGAGGGTTTGTCACCTATGCCCAGATGTTGCTGACAGAAATTGCAGCCCCCCTGCAAAAAGCTAGCCCCCAAACCCAGGCCAAACTCCAAGCCCAGTTGACCGCCCTGGCAAAGACATGGCCAGCACCGCTGCCTCCGGCAACCCCAGTGCAGACACCCGAGGCTGTGACCAGTCAAATTAAGGCCCTTGAGCAAGTCAGCCAGACGGTCACAGCTGCTAAACCTGCGTCCTAA
- a CDS encoding (2Fe-2S) ferredoxin domain-containing protein, producing MGQSRQLNGYPPSPFTLEGRFLNFGLEDGFKLKWLWLATAEGEHCIKLSKAARASFKGTLRPGDWVRISGSQTHASDTGVPKLKADLIMPATPSPVTPPVEVGVAPVKGKATVLVCQKSDCAKRGSLTVCAALASALKAQGLESQVTIKATGCMKDCKLGPNLVFMPGKAHYHRARPEEMPALVEKYFPVVQPV from the coding sequence ATGGGTCAATCGCGGCAGTTGAATGGCTATCCCCCATCCCCCTTCACCTTAGAAGGTCGGTTTTTAAACTTTGGTCTGGAAGATGGTTTTAAACTCAAGTGGCTATGGCTAGCAACGGCTGAGGGGGAGCACTGCATCAAACTCTCTAAAGCAGCACGGGCAAGCTTCAAGGGTACGCTTAGGCCTGGAGATTGGGTGCGTATTTCTGGCAGCCAAACCCACGCTAGTGACACGGGTGTCCCCAAACTCAAGGCTGATTTGATCATGCCTGCAACTCCGAGTCCTGTGACTCCACCAGTGGAGGTGGGAGTCGCCCCAGTTAAAGGTAAGGCCACCGTCTTAGTCTGTCAGAAGTCAGACTGCGCCAAACGGGGTAGTCTGACGGTTTGTGCGGCTTTGGCATCGGCACTAAAAGCACAGGGACTAGAAAGCCAGGTGACGATTAAAGCAACTGGCTGTATGAAAGATTGTAAGCTTGGCCCCAATTTAGTTTTTATGCCGGGTAAAGCCCACTATCATCGGGCACGGCCTGAGGAGATGCCAGCATTAGTTGAAAAATATTTCCCCGTCGTCCAACCTGTGTGA
- a CDS encoding DUF3352 domain-containing protein, translating to MGSRYRFQIKPATLNGLEVVNWASQDGRLTATHGWLDGNVAFLTVGAPIADTLTPRPKANLADSPLFHTGVPRELTPNNGHVFYQSRSSGG from the coding sequence ATGGGTAGCCGCTACCGTTTCCAGATCAAACCAGCAACGTTAAACGGTTTGGAAGTCGTGAATTGGGCCTCTCAAGATGGGCGGCTGACAGCCACCCATGGTTGGTTGGATGGCAATGTTGCTTTTCTAACGGTGGGTGCCCCGATTGCGGATACTCTCACCCCGCGCCCCAAGGCTAACCTGGCGGACAGCCCCCTGTTTCATACGGGGGTGCCGAGGGAATTAACCCCCAACAATGGGCACGTTTTTTATCAATCTCGATCAAGCGGTGGGTAA
- a CDS encoding DUF3352 domain-containing protein has translation MFPIANPAQALQTQQQSQAQQQGLWNSRDYQGFQVRERQGGAPQTLTTTVLDNRYLVMGTAPKLVEQVIDTYKGAANITDTSGYQQALTSIRVDQPFARLFVNVQAAAAVLPSATTPISPDSLLQRQQNQGLAATVSLTADGLLFKGISWLRPDSRRKLVVENRAQIMPSRLPADTFLMVSGGNLKQLWQDYGQGAQTNPIAPIPPERLQEGLKMLTGLDFEKDFLAWTGGEYALALTPTATPQTPGVGLAVLLQASDRRGGRTILPAIGSGHG, from the coding sequence GTGTTTCCAATTGCGAACCCAGCCCAGGCATTACAAACCCAGCAACAGTCCCAAGCTCAGCAGCAAGGGCTGTGGAACAGCCGCGACTATCAAGGCTTTCAGGTGCGAGAACGGCAGGGAGGGGCTCCCCAAACCCTGACCACCACCGTCTTGGATAACCGCTATCTGGTGATGGGGACAGCGCCCAAGCTGGTTGAGCAGGTGATTGATACCTACAAGGGGGCAGCTAATATCACCGATACCTCTGGCTACCAGCAGGCTCTGACATCGATTCGGGTTGATCAGCCCTTCGCCCGCCTGTTTGTGAATGTGCAGGCTGCCGCCGCCGTCCTGCCTTCGGCAACCACGCCCATCTCCCCAGATAGTCTCTTGCAACGGCAACAAAACCAGGGATTAGCCGCAACCGTCTCCCTGACAGCGGATGGGTTGCTATTCAAAGGCATTTCATGGCTGAGACCGGATAGTCGGCGCAAGTTGGTGGTGGAAAATCGTGCTCAAATTATGCCCAGTCGTTTACCAGCGGATACATTTCTCATGGTCTCCGGGGGCAATCTCAAGCAGCTTTGGCAGGATTATGGTCAGGGTGCCCAGACTAATCCCATTGCCCCCATTCCACCCGAACGGTTACAGGAAGGTCTGAAAATGCTGACGGGCTTGGACTTTGAAAAAGATTTCTTGGCTTGGACCGGAGGGGAGTATGCGTTGGCATTGACCCCCACCGCAACCCCTCAGACTCCGGGGGTTGGTCTGGCGGTTTTGTTACAGGCGAGCGATCGCCGGGGGGGTAGAACAATTCTTCCAGCAATTGGATCAGGTCATGGGTAG
- a CDS encoding CAAD domain-containing protein: protein MDPQLQQSEYIHDSSPDFVADAESPTVKVNFETPGTISKLGIPDATSEQWLQLGEQILDFLKELPAYLISVFRARPLVTTGLVIGAAVSAKLLLAVLGALDDIPLVAPTLEVIGIAYSTWFVYRYLLRAYNRQELATQIQELKEQVVGNTHTNS from the coding sequence ATGGACCCTCAACTGCAACAATCTGAATATATTCATGACAGTTCTCCGGATTTTGTGGCTGATGCCGAAAGTCCCACCGTCAAAGTTAATTTTGAAACCCCTGGCACCATCAGTAAGCTGGGTATCCCAGATGCTACCTCTGAACAATGGCTGCAACTGGGTGAACAGATTCTCGATTTCCTGAAAGAATTGCCAGCCTATCTGATTTCAGTATTTCGGGCGCGGCCCCTGGTAACGACCGGCTTAGTGATTGGTGCTGCTGTTTCTGCCAAGCTACTCCTCGCTGTTTTAGGGGCTCTAGATGACATTCCCCTCGTTGCGCCTACTTTGGAAGTCATTGGTATTGCGTATTCCACCTGGTTTGTTTATCGCTACTTGCTACGGGCATACAATCGCCAAGAATTAGCAACTCAAATACAGGAACTGAAGGAACAAGTTGTAGGTAATACCCACACCAATTCTTAA
- a CDS encoding FTR1 family iron permease — translation MNWSAALPTFVITLREGVEAALVVGIVLAYLKRVGRSQLHLWVWAGVGVGIATSAMVGVGLSQLVQGLGSASQQYGPVVEPLLEGLFSVLAIALLTWMLVWMTQQSRFLKSQVEGAVGKSLQRQTRQWGIFILIWVAVLREGFEAVLFITAKLQEGVVPALGAIAGVSAAAVIGIALFRLGIRIDIRQFFYGMGILLLLIVAGLVVTALGLFDTALSTLAHLDRKSEALCFFYERFSKQPACILGPMVWNTSKILPADRFPGILFSAFFGYTDTLYVVQFIAYLGFLLAAGSLYFRSLGKRPESGRLVHPRVE, via the coding sequence ATGAACTGGAGTGCCGCCCTACCTACCTTCGTCATTACCCTCCGAGAAGGGGTGGAAGCTGCCCTTGTCGTAGGCATTGTCCTTGCTTACCTGAAGCGAGTCGGTCGCAGTCAACTCCATCTCTGGGTTTGGGCGGGGGTGGGAGTAGGCATTGCCACCAGTGCCATGGTGGGGGTGGGCCTGAGTCAACTGGTGCAAGGCTTGGGTAGCGCCAGTCAACAATATGGCCCCGTGGTGGAGCCGTTGTTGGAGGGACTGTTCAGTGTCCTGGCGATCGCCCTGTTGACCTGGATGCTCGTTTGGATGACCCAACAGAGTCGCTTTCTTAAAAGTCAGGTGGAGGGCGCGGTTGGCAAATCCCTGCAACGGCAGACCCGGCAGTGGGGGATTTTTATCCTGATCTGGGTGGCGGTGCTGCGAGAAGGGTTTGAAGCTGTTTTGTTTATTACCGCCAAGCTCCAGGAAGGAGTGGTTCCGGCCCTAGGGGCGATCGCAGGGGTATCAGCGGCGGCAGTTATTGGCATTGCGCTCTTTAGGCTAGGTATTCGGATTGATATCCGGCAGTTTTTCTATGGCATGGGAATTCTGCTGCTACTGATTGTGGCTGGTCTCGTCGTCACAGCCCTAGGACTCTTTGACACCGCCCTTTCCACCCTGGCTCACCTGGATCGCAAGTCAGAAGCCCTGTGCTTTTTCTACGAACGGTTTTCTAAACAGCCCGCCTGCATTCTCGGTCCGATGGTCTGGAATACCAGCAAAATCCTGCCAGCGGATCGATTTCCAGGAATTCTTTTCAGCGCCTTCTTTGGTTACACCGATACCCTGTATGTTGTGCAGTTCATTGCCTACCTTGGCTTTCTCCTGGCAGCGGGGAGTCTCTATTTCCGGAGTCTGGGCAAAAGACCGGAGAGTGGCAGGCTGGTGCATCCCCGCGTGGAATAA
- a CDS encoding DUF3352 domain-containing protein has protein sequence MGTFFINLDQAVGNNRLPILPFLPSGNPLVQSIHTIGVTAAIQDQQSTRYDIFVSLKQAGQPQPLPTPSVPPTAPPTPNLKGQNP, from the coding sequence ATGGGCACGTTTTTTATCAATCTCGATCAAGCGGTGGGTAACAATCGCCTCCCGATTCTGCCCTTTTTGCCCAGTGGCAACCCACTGGTGCAGTCAATTCATACGATTGGGGTCACCGCTGCCATTCAAGATCAGCAGAGTACCCGCTATGACATTTTTGTGTCCTTGAAGCAAGCAGGTCAACCGCAGCCACTCCCTACCCCCAGTGTGCCCCCAACGGCCCCTCCCACTCCCAATTTGAAGGGGCAGAACCCATAG